The following are encoded in a window of Sinorhizobium sojae CCBAU 05684 genomic DNA:
- a CDS encoding MarR family winged helix-turn-helix transcriptional regulator, producing MPTKFDSDAIGMLLTDVSRLLRGAFDRKVNAMELGITPGEARALIQVAATEGIKQAEIATRMGIEPMTLSAYLDRLEAMGFVARVPDPADRRAKNVVVTDSADPLLSELTGGLHEMMNAYTEGLGDEGRELLRANLKILRANLRRLDPCLARREKGAAE from the coding sequence ATGCCGACAAAATTCGATTCCGACGCGATCGGGATGCTGCTCACCGATGTCTCCCGGCTATTGCGCGGCGCCTTCGACCGCAAGGTCAATGCGATGGAGCTCGGCATCACGCCGGGCGAGGCGCGGGCCTTGATCCAGGTCGCGGCGACCGAGGGCATCAAGCAAGCGGAAATCGCCACCCGCATGGGAATCGAGCCGATGACGCTCTCGGCCTATCTCGATCGCCTCGAAGCGATGGGGTTCGTCGCGCGCGTGCCGGACCCGGCGGACCGGCGCGCCAAGAATGTCGTCGTTACCGACAGCGCCGATCCGCTGCTTTCCGAATTGACCGGAGGCCTGCACGAGATGATGAACGCCTATACGGAGGGCCTCGGCGACGAAGGGCGGGAGCTATTGCGCGCCAATCTGAAGATCCTGCGCGCCAATCTCCGCCGGCTCGATCCCTGCCTTGCCCGCAGGGAGAAGGGGGCGGCCGAATGA
- a CDS encoding ABC-F family ATP-binding cassette domain-containing protein gives MAPPILKLDDIFLTFGGTPLLAGAGLQVEPGDRICLVGRNGSGKSTLMKIAAGLAEPQSGEVFRHPSATVRYLHQAPDFEGFDSVQAYAEAGLGPGDDPYRVSYLLQHLGLTGEEDPRRLSGGEARRAALARVMAPEPDILLLDEPTNHLDLPTIEWLEDELVRSRSALVLISHDRRFLEKVSTATVWLDRGQSRRLDRGFAHFEGWRDEVLEAEELEQHKLGKAIEREEHWLRYGVTARRKRNMRRLGELQDMRARYRGHKGPQGTIQASVADARESGKLVIEAEKITKAYGDRTIVAPFSIRVHRGDRIGLVGPNGAGKTTLLKLLTGQLEPDSGSVRLGTNLEIATLDQKREELKLDDTLAHYLTDGRGETMLVNGEQRHVTGYMKEFLFQPEQARTPIRELSGGERARLMLARMLARSINLLILDEPTNDLDIETLDLLQEIVAGFAGTVILVSHDRDFLDRTVTSTIAPANPEAPDGRWIEYAGGYTDMMAQRRGAIDERRRAEKAEKAKAGDAPAETAEPQKAKGKLSYKQKFALENLPKEIAKAEAEIAKREEKMQDPNLFSRDPDGFARLAAELEKLKAGLTRMEEEWLELEMLREELGG, from the coding sequence TTGGCGCCCCCAATCCTGAAACTCGACGATATCTTCCTCACTTTCGGCGGTACGCCGCTTCTCGCCGGCGCCGGTCTGCAGGTGGAGCCCGGCGACCGCATCTGCCTCGTCGGCCGCAATGGTTCCGGCAAGTCGACGCTGATGAAGATCGCGGCCGGTCTCGCCGAGCCGCAATCCGGCGAGGTCTTCCGCCATCCCTCGGCGACGGTCCGTTACCTGCACCAGGCACCGGACTTCGAGGGCTTCGATAGCGTGCAGGCCTATGCTGAGGCCGGGCTTGGCCCGGGCGACGATCCCTATCGCGTCAGCTATCTGTTGCAGCATCTTGGATTGACGGGGGAGGAAGATCCAAGACGGCTTTCCGGCGGTGAGGCGCGCCGCGCCGCGCTGGCGCGCGTCATGGCGCCGGAACCGGACATTCTGCTTCTTGACGAGCCGACTAACCATCTCGACCTGCCGACGATCGAATGGCTGGAAGACGAGCTCGTGCGCAGCCGTTCGGCGCTGGTGCTGATTTCCCACGACCGGCGTTTCCTCGAAAAGGTCTCGACGGCGACCGTCTGGCTCGACCGCGGCCAGTCGCGCCGGCTCGATCGCGGCTTTGCCCATTTCGAAGGCTGGCGCGACGAGGTGCTGGAGGCGGAGGAACTGGAGCAGCACAAGCTCGGCAAGGCGATCGAACGGGAAGAGCACTGGCTGCGCTATGGCGTCACCGCTCGGCGCAAACGCAATATGCGCCGGCTCGGAGAGCTACAGGACATGCGCGCCCGCTATCGCGGCCATAAGGGGCCGCAGGGCACGATCCAGGCGAGCGTTGCCGATGCCAGGGAGTCGGGCAAACTCGTCATCGAGGCGGAGAAGATCACCAAGGCCTATGGCGATCGCACCATCGTCGCGCCCTTCTCGATCCGCGTCCACCGCGGCGACCGGATCGGCCTCGTCGGACCGAACGGCGCCGGCAAGACGACGCTGCTCAAGCTTTTGACAGGCCAGCTCGAACCGGATTCGGGAAGCGTCAGGCTCGGCACCAATCTCGAGATCGCCACGCTCGACCAGAAACGCGAGGAACTGAAGCTCGACGATACGCTGGCGCATTACTTGACCGACGGACGCGGCGAGACGATGCTGGTCAATGGCGAGCAACGCCACGTCACCGGCTATATGAAGGAGTTCCTGTTCCAGCCGGAGCAGGCGCGCACACCGATCCGCGAACTTTCCGGGGGCGAGCGGGCGCGGCTGATGCTCGCCCGGATGCTGGCGCGCTCCATAAACCTGCTGATCCTCGACGAGCCGACGAACGACCTCGACATCGAGACGCTCGACCTGTTGCAGGAGATCGTCGCCGGCTTTGCCGGCACGGTGATCCTCGTCAGCCACGATCGCGACTTCCTCGACCGGACGGTGACCTCCACCATCGCGCCGGCCAATCCGGAGGCGCCCGACGGCCGGTGGATCGAATATGCCGGCGGCTATACCGACATGATGGCGCAGCGACGGGGCGCCATCGATGAGAGGCGCCGGGCCGAGAAGGCCGAGAAGGCGAAGGCGGGCGACGCGCCTGCCGAAACCGCTGAGCCACAGAAGGCGAAGGGCAAGCTTTCCTACAAGCAGAAATTTGCGCTTGAGAATCTGCCGAAGGAGATCGCCAAGGCCGAAGCGGAGATCGCTAAGCGGGAAGAGAAGATGCAGGATCCCAACCTCTTCTCCCGCGATCCAGACGGTTTTGCCAGGCTCGCCGCCGAGCTCGAGAAACTGAAAGCGGGGCTCACGCGCATGGAAGAAGAGTGGCTCGAGCTCGAGATGTTGCGCGAGGAACTCGGGGGCTGA
- a CDS encoding thiamine diphosphokinase has protein sequence MSQSPFTILLGGPLTLTKRLAAQLAGSRFIAADGGMRHARTLGVVPDLWVGDFDSTDESLFLEFAEVQREKYPAEKNATDGEIAVEAALSRGATSLIFAGALGGTRSDHAFLHLLRLAALAEQGLAVFMTSGEEEAYPLRPGSREIDLPKGSLFSILGFTELSGLTIENARYPLDGFHLPFGSSRTISNVAEGPVRFSLKSGRAVVLARPYDLSGA, from the coding sequence ATGAGCCAATCACCCTTCACCATTCTTCTCGGCGGCCCGCTTACGTTGACGAAGCGGCTGGCGGCGCAACTGGCGGGCAGCCGGTTTATCGCCGCCGACGGCGGCATGCGCCATGCGAGAACGCTTGGCGTCGTGCCGGATCTCTGGGTGGGCGACTTCGATTCGACGGACGAGTCGCTCTTCCTGGAATTCGCCGAGGTGCAGCGCGAAAAATACCCGGCGGAGAAGAACGCCACCGATGGCGAAATCGCCGTCGAGGCGGCGCTTTCGCGCGGCGCGACATCGCTGATCTTTGCCGGTGCGCTCGGCGGCACCCGCAGCGACCATGCCTTCCTGCATCTGTTGCGGCTTGCCGCGCTCGCGGAACAGGGGCTGGCGGTCTTCATGACCTCCGGCGAGGAAGAGGCCTATCCGCTGAGGCCGGGCTCGCGCGAGATCGATCTGCCCAAGGGCAGCCTGTTCTCGATCCTCGGCTTCACCGAGCTGTCCGGCCTCACCATCGAGAACGCGCGTTATCCCCTCGACGGTTTCCATCTTCCCTTCGGATCGTCTCGGACGATTTCCAATGTGGCGGAAGGCCCCGTTCGCTTTTCCCTGAAATCCGGCCGGGCGGTCGTACTTGCCCGGCCTTATGACCTTTCCGGAGCCTGA
- the thiB gene encoding thiamine ABC transporter substrate binding subunit, producing the protein MPSSFHSKIFNRLAIAAFVLAASSANTLAAEKTLTIYTYESFVSEWGPGAKVAEAFEKTCGCKVDYVGVADGVELLTRLKLEGEATKADIVLGLDTNLIAEAKATGFFVPHGLETKGLQVPGGFTDDVFIPYDYGHFAVVYDTEVLKEPPKSLKELVEGDPSQKIVIEDPRTSTPGLGLLLWIKSVYGDEAGEAWAKLKDRVLTVTPGWSEAYGLFTKGEAPMVLSYTTSPAYHMVAEDTERYQAAPFAEGHYIQIEVAGMTTNAEDPELARQFLDFMTGPEFQSIIPTTNWMMPVGETKEPLPDAFGRLVQPEKTFLMSPQEVADNRKAWIDEWLAAMSEN; encoded by the coding sequence ATGCCCAGTTCATTCCATAGCAAGATATTCAACCGGCTTGCGATCGCCGCCTTTGTCCTCGCCGCCTCTTCCGCGAACACCCTTGCGGCGGAAAAGACGCTGACGATCTACACCTATGAGAGCTTCGTCAGCGAATGGGGTCCGGGCGCCAAGGTCGCCGAGGCTTTCGAGAAGACCTGCGGCTGCAAGGTCGACTATGTGGGCGTCGCCGATGGCGTCGAATTGCTGACGCGGCTGAAGCTCGAAGGCGAAGCCACGAAGGCCGACATCGTCCTCGGCCTCGACACCAACCTCATCGCGGAGGCCAAGGCCACCGGCTTCTTCGTGCCGCACGGCCTCGAAACCAAGGGGCTCCAGGTGCCCGGCGGCTTTACCGACGACGTATTCATTCCCTATGACTACGGCCACTTCGCCGTGGTCTATGACACGGAAGTGCTGAAGGAGCCGCCGAAGAGCCTGAAGGAACTGGTCGAAGGCGATCCGTCTCAGAAAATCGTCATCGAGGATCCGCGCACCTCGACGCCCGGCCTCGGCCTGCTGCTCTGGATCAAGTCGGTCTATGGCGACGAGGCGGGCGAAGCCTGGGCGAAGCTCAAGGATCGGGTGCTGACGGTCACCCCCGGCTGGTCGGAAGCCTACGGGCTCTTCACCAAGGGCGAGGCGCCGATGGTGCTTTCCTATACCACCTCGCCCGCCTATCACATGGTCGCCGAAGACACCGAACGCTATCAGGCGGCACCGTTCGCCGAGGGCCATTACATCCAGATCGAAGTGGCCGGCATGACGACGAATGCGGAGGATCCGGAACTTGCCCGGCAGTTTCTCGACTTCATGACCGGGCCTGAATTCCAGTCGATCATCCCGACGACCAACTGGATGATGCCGGTCGGCGAAACCAAGGAGCCCCTGCCCGACGCCTTCGGCAGGCTCGTCCAGCCGGAAAAGACCTTTCTGATGTCGCCGCAGGAAGTCGCCGACAACCGCAAGGCCTGGATCGACGAGTGGCTGGCGGCGATGAGCGAGAACTGA
- the thiP gene encoding thiamine/thiamine pyrophosphate ABC transporter permease ThiP, with protein MTIAAGGLSLGGILLFVGLAAAALLARGDAGGGGDLFDAYVWRVTRFTLLQASLSTGLSILFAIPVARALARQATFPGRIWLLRLMALPLGLPALVAALGLIEVWGRQGLLNRALTTTGIVEPISIYGLFGILLAHVFFNMPLAVRLMLAGLERIPGEYWRTSANLGMGSLAIFRFIEWPAIRGLLPGIAGLIFMLCATSFTLVLTLGGGPAATTIEVAIYQALRFDFDPPRAIALSSLQVMLTGLLLLLLKFVAPPPEEGETSGKAIRRFDGRAGIARLVDRIWLALALMFVGLPFAAIAISGMQADLRRLLSEPAFHQALLTSAAIALPSATISVAIVALMIRAQRLVVSRRRHGVPARFFAGTIGASMSFILLVPPIVLGAGWFLLLRPFGDVARFAPLVVVAINALMALPFVHRVLAPAMATHAVRTERLTASLGIGGFHRLLWIDWPPLRKAFLTALSFALALSLGDLGAIALFGSQDLATLPWLLYSRMGSYRTADAAGLALMLGILCLIFTVLGTAGEDGTRGPRT; from the coding sequence ATGACGATTGCCGCCGGAGGCTTGAGCCTCGGCGGCATTCTGCTTTTCGTCGGCCTTGCCGCGGCGGCTCTGCTCGCACGAGGCGACGCCGGTGGCGGCGGCGACCTTTTCGACGCCTATGTCTGGCGCGTCACCCGGTTCACATTGCTGCAGGCAAGCCTCTCGACCGGACTGTCGATCCTTTTTGCCATACCCGTTGCCCGCGCGCTTGCCCGCCAGGCCACCTTTCCCGGCCGCATCTGGCTGCTGCGTCTGATGGCGCTGCCGCTCGGGCTGCCCGCCCTCGTCGCCGCGCTCGGCCTGATCGAGGTCTGGGGCCGTCAAGGTCTTCTCAACAGGGCCCTGACGACCACCGGCATCGTCGAACCGATCAGCATCTACGGCCTTTTTGGCATCCTGCTGGCGCATGTCTTCTTCAACATGCCGCTGGCCGTGCGGCTGATGCTCGCCGGCCTCGAGCGCATACCGGGCGAATACTGGCGCACGTCCGCCAATCTCGGCATGGGTTCGCTCGCGATCTTCCGCTTCATTGAGTGGCCGGCGATCCGCGGACTGCTGCCGGGCATTGCCGGCCTTATATTTATGCTCTGCGCCACCAGCTTCACGCTCGTGCTGACGCTTGGCGGCGGCCCCGCCGCAACCACCATCGAAGTGGCGATCTACCAGGCGCTGCGCTTCGATTTCGATCCGCCCCGCGCGATCGCGCTTTCCAGCCTCCAGGTCATGCTGACCGGCCTCCTGCTTCTCCTTCTCAAATTCGTGGCGCCGCCGCCAGAGGAGGGCGAAACCAGCGGCAAGGCGATCCGCCGCTTCGATGGCCGCGCTGGAATTGCGCGCCTTGTCGATCGGATCTGGCTGGCCCTTGCGCTGATGTTCGTCGGCCTGCCCTTCGCCGCCATCGCGATCTCCGGCATGCAGGCGGATCTACGCCGCCTGCTTTCCGAACCGGCCTTCCACCAGGCACTGCTGACGAGCGCGGCGATCGCCCTGCCTTCGGCCACGATCTCCGTCGCAATCGTTGCCCTGATGATCCGCGCCCAGCGCCTGGTCGTTTCGCGGCGGCGCCACGGCGTGCCGGCGCGGTTCTTTGCCGGCACGATCGGCGCAAGCATGTCGTTCATTCTGCTCGTTCCGCCGATCGTGCTCGGCGCCGGATGGTTCCTGCTGCTGCGCCCCTTCGGTGACGTCGCCCGCTTCGCTCCCCTGGTGGTCGTCGCCATCAATGCGCTGATGGCGCTGCCCTTCGTGCATCGGGTGCTCGCCCCGGCCATGGCCACCCATGCGGTGCGAACCGAGCGGCTTACCGCAAGCCTCGGCATAGGCGGCTTCCATCGCCTGCTATGGATCGATTGGCCACCACTGCGCAAGGCCTTCCTCACGGCCCTTTCGTTTGCGCTCGCCCTGTCGCTCGGCGATCTCGGTGCGATCGCGCTGTTCGGCTCGCAGGATCTCGCCACCCTGCCCTGGCTGCTCTATAGCCGCATGGGCAGCTACCGCACCGCCGACGCGGCGGGGCTCGCCCTTATGCTTGGAATCCTGTGCCTGATCTTCACCGTGCTCGGCACGGCGGGAGAAGACGGAACGCGAGGTCCGCGGACATGA
- the thiQ gene encoding thiamine ABC transporter ATP-binding protein has protein sequence MNAAAVILKDVKVRFETTVLTFSCTVPAGEIVAVAGASGSGKSTLLNVVAGFEEPDEGEVRIFGDDMAGHLPAARPVSVIFQENNLFAHLDVATNVGFGISPSLRLRAADRKRIEEALARVGLAGFGKRLPPTLSGGERQRVALARALVRHRPLLLLDEPFAALDPGMRAEMRDLLADLHREESNTILMVTHHPDDVRLFSDSVLFLDKGRIAAHDPIDRFLERRDITAINRFLGHGTER, from the coding sequence ATGAATGCCGCAGCCGTTATCCTCAAGGACGTGAAAGTGCGTTTCGAAACAACGGTGCTCACGTTCAGCTGCACCGTTCCGGCCGGAGAGATCGTCGCCGTCGCGGGTGCCTCCGGTTCAGGAAAGTCGACGCTCCTCAACGTCGTCGCCGGCTTCGAGGAACCGGATGAAGGCGAGGTCCGCATCTTCGGCGACGACATGGCCGGGCACCTGCCGGCCGCCCGACCCGTATCGGTCATCTTTCAGGAAAACAACCTCTTCGCCCATCTCGATGTCGCCACCAATGTCGGCTTCGGCATAAGCCCGTCGCTCCGACTGCGCGCTGCCGATCGCAAGAGGATCGAGGAGGCCCTCGCCCGGGTCGGCCTTGCCGGCTTCGGCAAGAGATTGCCGCCGACGCTTTCCGGCGGCGAACGCCAGAGGGTGGCGCTTGCCCGCGCCCTGGTACGGCACCGGCCGCTTCTACTTCTCGACGAGCCTTTCGCTGCGCTCGATCCCGGCATGCGCGCTGAGATGCGCGACCTGCTTGCCGATCTCCATCGCGAGGAAAGCAACACCATCCTGATGGTCACCCATCATCCCGATGACGTGAGGCTCTTCTCCGACAGCGTGCTTTTCCTCGACAAGGGACGAATTGCCGCCCACGATCCGATCGACCGCTTTCTGGAGCGGCGGGACATCACGGCGATCAACCGGTTCCTCGGCCACGGAACAGAACGATGA
- a CDS encoding M48 family metalloprotease produces MASQTVTNDWFPSWRGGKRTRSLVALSSAVLLSACQSLIEQTYQPTVAPSSNPQIVEEVQKNDPRARLGAREHPRIVASYGGEYRDPKTERLVARITGALTAVSENPQQSYRITILNSPAINAFALPGGYLYVTRGLLALANDASEVAAVLSHEMAHVTANHGIQRQQREEAEVIASRVVAEVLSSNLAGKQALARGKLRLAAFSRNQELQADVIGVRMLGEAGYDPYAAARFLDSMAAYARFTAVDPESDQSLDFLSSHPNAPQRVELARRHARAFGREGTSGDRGRDYYLAGIDGLLYGDSPQEGYVRGQTFLHGQLGIRFDVPAGFQIDNKAEAVLATGPGDVAVRFDGIADTARRSLTDYIASGWVTGLQPDTIKSVTINGLEAATAYASADRWEFDVTVIRMEDRIYRFLTAVPKGSAALETTANQLRNSFRRMAQNEIRSLKPLRVRVVTVKPSDTIATLASRMMGTDRKLDLFRLINAMQVTSTVKPGDKVKIISE; encoded by the coding sequence ATGGCAAGTCAGACAGTCACAAACGACTGGTTTCCGTCGTGGCGCGGAGGCAAGAGGACGCGATCTCTGGTTGCATTATCCAGTGCCGTGCTGCTTTCCGCCTGCCAGTCGCTGATCGAGCAGACCTACCAGCCGACCGTCGCGCCCTCCTCCAATCCGCAGATCGTCGAGGAGGTGCAGAAGAATGATCCGCGTGCCCGGCTCGGCGCACGCGAACATCCGCGCATTGTCGCAAGCTACGGCGGCGAATATCGCGATCCCAAGACGGAGCGGCTGGTCGCCCGCATTACCGGCGCACTGACGGCGGTCTCGGAAAACCCGCAACAGTCCTACCGCATCACCATCCTCAATTCCCCGGCAATCAACGCCTTTGCGCTTCCCGGCGGTTACCTCTACGTGACGCGCGGTCTGCTGGCGCTTGCCAATGATGCCTCGGAAGTGGCGGCCGTGCTGTCGCACGAGATGGCACATGTCACGGCCAATCACGGCATCCAGCGCCAGCAGCGCGAAGAGGCCGAGGTGATCGCCAGCCGCGTGGTCGCCGAAGTGCTCTCCTCCAATCTCGCCGGCAAGCAGGCGTTGGCCCGCGGCAAGCTCAGGCTTGCCGCCTTCTCGCGCAACCAGGAACTGCAGGCAGACGTGATCGGCGTGCGCATGCTGGGCGAAGCCGGCTATGACCCTTATGCGGCAGCCCGCTTCCTCGACTCGATGGCCGCCTATGCCCGTTTTACCGCCGTCGACCCCGAATCCGATCAGAGCCTCGACTTTCTCTCGAGCCACCCCAATGCACCGCAACGCGTCGAGCTCGCACGCCGCCACGCGCGCGCCTTCGGCCGGGAAGGGACGAGCGGCGATCGGGGACGCGACTACTATCTCGCCGGCATCGACGGGCTGCTCTATGGCGACAGCCCGCAAGAGGGCTATGTGCGCGGCCAGACCTTCCTGCACGGGCAACTCGGCATCCGTTTCGACGTACCGGCAGGCTTCCAGATCGACAACAAGGCCGAGGCCGTGCTCGCAACGGGGCCGGGTGACGTCGCAGTCCGCTTCGACGGCATCGCCGATACGGCCCGACGCAGCCTGACGGATTACATCGCCAGCGGCTGGGTCACCGGTTTGCAACCCGATACGATCAAATCGGTGACGATCAATGGCCTCGAGGCGGCGACCGCTTACGCCTCCGCCGACCGCTGGGAATTCGACGTAACGGTAATCCGGATGGAAGACCGTATATACCGTTTTCTGACGGCTGTTCCGAAGGGCTCGGCCGCACTCGAAACCACCGCGAACCAGCTGCGCAACTCCTTCCGCCGGATGGCGCAGAACGAGATCAGGTCGCTGAAGCCGCTGCGTGTCCGTGTGGTGACCGTAAAGCCGAGCGATACGATCGCCACATTGGCCTCGCGCATGATGGGCACGGACCGTAAGCTCGACCTTTTCCGGCTGATCAATGCGATGCAGGTCACCTCCACCGTGAAGCCGGGCGACAAGGTGAAAATCATCTCCGAGTGA
- a CDS encoding invasion associated locus B family protein, whose amino-acid sequence MFVRKIATAIALVMAAAGVASAQSPTRIQQFNAWGAYSYQSGNGKVCYVLSVPKEKSPTGVDHGDIFFLVSQRPGQNISYEPQAMMGYPLQDNSKVNVVIDGRTFVMFTKGNSAWVENAAEEPALVAAMKSGKDMAVSAKSRRGTETSYSYSLSGISAALKQIEACK is encoded by the coding sequence ATGTTTGTAAGAAAGATCGCAACTGCAATCGCATTGGTCATGGCTGCAGCCGGCGTGGCTTCTGCGCAATCGCCGACGCGAATCCAGCAATTCAATGCCTGGGGCGCTTATTCCTACCAGTCGGGCAACGGCAAAGTTTGCTACGTTCTCTCCGTTCCGAAGGAGAAGAGCCCGACCGGCGTCGATCATGGCGACATCTTCTTCCTCGTCTCGCAGCGCCCCGGCCAGAACATCAGCTACGAGCCGCAGGCGATGATGGGGTACCCGCTGCAGGACAATTCGAAGGTCAACGTCGTCATCGACGGGCGGACTTTCGTCATGTTCACCAAGGGCAACTCCGCCTGGGTGGAAAACGCCGCCGAGGAGCCGGCACTGGTCGCCGCCATGAAATCCGGCAAGGACATGGCCGTGAGCGCCAAGTCGCGCCGCGGCACCGAAACCTCCTACTCGTACTCGCTCTCCGGCATCTCGGCTGCCTTGAAGCAGATCGAGGCGTGCAAGTAA
- a CDS encoding YkvA family protein, with protein MDDIKIGEILLPGEESEQERRERRVRSGFWPTFRRAVRQIPFSRDVVAAYFCAVDPETPTRTRGILLAALAYFVLPLDFVPDMLAAVGFSDDIAVLTAAFAAISGQIKERHYRKADESMRDRPNG; from the coding sequence ATGGACGATATCAAGATCGGAGAAATTCTCCTGCCAGGCGAGGAATCCGAACAGGAGCGCCGGGAACGACGGGTGCGCAGCGGCTTCTGGCCGACCTTTCGCCGGGCCGTCCGCCAAATTCCGTTCAGCCGCGATGTCGTCGCCGCCTATTTCTGTGCGGTGGATCCTGAGACGCCGACGCGGACAAGGGGCATATTGCTCGCGGCCCTTGCCTATTTCGTCTTGCCGCTCGATTTCGTGCCCGACATGTTGGCCGCCGTCGGATTCTCCGACGATATCGCCGTGCTGACCGCCGCCTTCGCGGCCATCAGCGGCCAGATCAAGGAACGGCACTATCGGAAGGCCGACGAGTCCATGCGCGACCGGCCGAACGGGTGA
- a CDS encoding 4a-hydroxytetrahydrobiopterin dehydratase, with protein sequence MRPEKLDAAAIAEHLHKMEGWVLAEDGASIWKAFRFKTFAEAFSFMTQCALVAEKLDHHPEWFNVYNKVDVTLSTHDVGGLTELDFKLAARMDKAAEGRMPDHLK encoded by the coding sequence ATGCGGCCGGAAAAACTCGATGCGGCGGCCATCGCCGAACACCTGCACAAGATGGAGGGCTGGGTTCTTGCCGAGGACGGCGCCTCGATCTGGAAGGCGTTCCGCTTCAAGACCTTTGCCGAGGCCTTCAGCTTCATGACGCAATGTGCGCTCGTGGCGGAAAAGCTCGACCATCACCCCGAGTGGTTCAACGTCTACAACAAAGTCGATGTCACGCTGTCGACGCATGACGTGGGCGGGCTGACGGAGCTTGATTTCAAACTGGCGGCGAGAATGGACAAGGCCGCCGAGGGGCGGATGCCCGATCATTTGAAATAG
- a CDS encoding low molecular weight protein-tyrosine-phosphatase: MKDTRILFVCLGNICRSPLAEGIMRHLARRAGLDAAISVDSAGTGAWHVGAPPDRRSIAVASAHGVDIRGLRGRQLSVADFDSFDLILGMDGHNARAVGGLAPIAAAHKVHLFMHYALGRHADVPDPYYGADDAFEALYQMLEAGCSSLLAKLERAS; this comes from the coding sequence ATGAAAGACACGAGAATCCTCTTCGTTTGTCTCGGCAATATCTGCCGTTCGCCTTTGGCGGAAGGGATCATGCGCCACCTCGCGAGACGGGCAGGTCTTGATGCGGCAATCTCAGTCGATTCCGCCGGAACCGGTGCCTGGCACGTGGGCGCCCCACCCGACAGGCGCTCCATTGCAGTCGCCAGCGCCCATGGCGTCGACATCCGGGGCCTGCGCGGACGCCAGTTGAGCGTCGCCGATTTCGACAGCTTCGACCTGATCCTCGGCATGGATGGACACAACGCTCGCGCTGTCGGCGGGCTCGCGCCGATAGCGGCGGCGCACAAAGTGCATCTTTTCATGCACTACGCGCTCGGCCGGCACGCCGACGTGCCGGACCCTTATTATGGAGCCGACGACGCCTTCGAGGCGCTTTACCAGATGCTGGAGGCCGGGTGCTCTTCGCTGCTAGCGAAGCTGGAGCGCGCCTCCTGA
- the thpR gene encoding RNA 2',3'-cyclic phosphodiesterase, protein MPRLFTALEIPRNAALSLSLLRGGLPGARWIDVENYHITLRFIGDVDWRTANEVVDSLDRIERPEFQLQLTGTGAFGSKKPHSVWAGVSNTPEMFALQAEIERICQRLSLAPDPRKFTPHVSLARLRSSRVEDVVEYLSGRGNFVTAPFPVPRFVLMSSRDSVGGGPYVTEEVFPLQEARSSFASSEEHPASSIW, encoded by the coding sequence ATGCCGAGACTGTTCACCGCCCTCGAAATTCCGCGCAATGCAGCATTGAGCCTTTCCCTGCTGCGCGGAGGCCTTCCCGGAGCTCGTTGGATCGATGTGGAGAATTACCACATCACCCTACGCTTCATCGGCGACGTCGATTGGCGGACTGCCAACGAGGTTGTCGACAGCCTCGATCGGATCGAACGGCCGGAATTCCAGCTGCAACTGACCGGCACCGGCGCCTTCGGCTCGAAGAAGCCGCATTCGGTCTGGGCCGGCGTCAGCAACACTCCCGAAATGTTCGCGCTGCAGGCGGAAATCGAACGCATCTGCCAGCGGCTGAGCCTTGCTCCGGACCCGCGCAAGTTCACCCCGCATGTCTCGCTCGCGCGCTTGCGATCCTCACGCGTCGAGGACGTCGTCGAATACCTCTCGGGGCGCGGCAATTTCGTCACCGCGCCCTTCCCCGTTCCGCGCTTCGTTCTCATGTCCTCGCGGGATTCCGTCGGCGGCGGGCCTTACGTGACGGAAGAGGTGTTTCCGCTTCAGGAGGCGCGCTCCAGCTTCGCTAGCAGCGAAGAGCACCCGGCCTCCAGCATCTGGTAA